The Canis lupus dingo isolate Sandy chromosome 4, ASM325472v2, whole genome shotgun sequence genome contains a region encoding:
- the ADRB2 gene encoding beta-2 adrenergic receptor isoform X2, whose product MGQPANRSVFLLAPNGSHAPDQGDSQERSEAWVVGMGIVMSLIVLAIVFGNVLVITAIARFERLQTVTNYFITSLACADLVMGLAVVPFGASHILMKMWTFGNFWCEFWTSIDVLCVTASIETLCVIAVDRYFAITSPFKYQSLLTKNKARVVILMVWIVSGLTSFLPIQMHWYRATHQEAINCYAKETCCDFFTNQAYAIASSIVSFYLPLVVMVFVYSRVFQVAQRQLQKIDRSEGRFHAQNLSQVEQDGRSGHGHRRSSKFCLKEHKALKTLGIIMGTFTLCWLPFFIVNIVHVIQDNLIPKEVYILLNWVGYVNSAFNPLIYCRSPDFRIAFQELLCLRRSSLKAYGNGYSNNSNSRSDYAGEHSGCHLGQEKDSELLCEDPPGTEDRQGTVPSDSVDSQGRNCSTNDSLL is encoded by the coding sequence ATGGGCCAGCCCGCGAACCGCAGCGTCTTCTTGCTGGCGCCCAACGGGAGCCACGCGCCGGACCAGGGAGACTCGCAGGAGCGGAGCGAGGCGTGGGTGGTGGGCATGGGCATCGTCATGTCGCTCATCGTCCTGGCCATCGTGTTCGGGAACGTGCTGGTCATCACGGCCATCGCCAGGTTCGAGCGTCTGCAGACGGTCACCAACTACTTCATCACCTCCCTGGCCTGTGCTGACCTGGTCATGGGCCTGGCGGTGGTGCCCTTTGGGGCCAGCCACATCCTCATGAAAATGTGGACCTTCGGCAACTTCTGGTGTGAGTTTTGGACTTCCATTGACGTATTGTGCGTCACGGCCAGCATCGAGACCCTGTGCGTGATCGCGGTGGACCGCTACTTTGCCATCACCTCGCCCTTCAAGTACCAGAGCCTGCTGACCAAGAATAAGGCCCGGGTGGTCATTCTGATGGTGTGGATCGTGTCCGGCCTCACCTCCTTCTTGCCCATCCAGATGCACTGGTACCGGGCCACCCACCAGGAAGCCATCAACTGCTACGCCAAGGAGACGTGCTGTGACTTCTTCACGAACCAAGCCTATGCCATTGCCTCCTCCATCGTGTCCTTCTACCTACCCCTGGTGGTCATGGTCTTCGTCTACTCCAGGGTCTTCCAGGTGGCCCAGAGGCAGCTCCAGAAGATCGACAGATCGGAGGGCCGCTTCCATGCCCAAAACCTCAGCCAAGTGGAGCAGGATGGGCGGAGCGGGCACGGACATCGGAGGTCCTCCAAGTTCTGCTTGAAGGAACACAAGGCCCTCAAAACTCTGGGCATCATCATGGGCACTTTCACCCTGTGCTGGCTGCCCTTCTTCATCGTCAACATAGTGCATGTGATCCAGGATAACCTCATCCCTAAGGAAGTTTACATCCTCCTAAACTGGGTGGGCTACGTCAACTCTGCTTTCAATCCCCTTATCTACTGCCGGAGCCCTGACTTCAGGATTGCCTTCCAGGAGCTTCTGTGCCTGCGCAGGTCTTCCCTGAAGGCCTATGGGAATGGCTACTCCAACAACAGTAACAGCAGAAGCGACTATGCTGGGGAGCACAGTGGATGTCACCTGGGGCAGGAGAAAGACAGCGAACTGCTGTGTGAGGACCCCCCAGGCACGGAAGACCGTCAAGGTACTGTGCCTAGCGATAGCGTTGATTCGCAAGGGAGGAATTGTAGTACAAACGACTCACTGCTGTAA